The Planococcus liqunii genome includes a region encoding these proteins:
- a CDS encoding nitroreductase family protein — protein MTVNVESPVVKVMQERKSVRAYDPDFKISKEELEEMLALASTAPSSSNLQSWNFIVIQDQEVKKELRAIANNQAQVETSSAIIAVLGNIDAYKNVEKIYTQNVEEGHMDESIKERTIENTYKVYPNAPVEARMNIASYDAGLISMQLMLIAKDRGYDTIPMGGFDKAKFAERFELPEHLFPIVLIAVGKAAAPAFGTSRLPLEDIARFI, from the coding sequence ATGACAGTCAATGTAGAATCCCCGGTAGTGAAAGTAATGCAAGAAAGAAAATCAGTGCGGGCATACGATCCGGACTTTAAAATTTCAAAGGAAGAATTGGAAGAAATGCTGGCGCTTGCGTCAACTGCTCCTTCTTCAAGCAACTTGCAGTCTTGGAATTTCATCGTCATCCAGGACCAGGAAGTGAAAAAAGAATTGCGTGCGATTGCCAATAACCAGGCTCAGGTTGAAACATCTTCAGCCATCATCGCCGTTCTTGGCAACATCGATGCGTATAAGAACGTAGAAAAAATCTATACGCAAAATGTGGAAGAAGGCCACATGGATGAGTCCATCAAAGAACGGACCATCGAAAATACGTACAAAGTGTATCCGAATGCTCCAGTGGAAGCGCGGATGAACATCGCCTCATACGACGCCGGTTTGATTTCAATGCAGTTGATGCTGATTGCCAAAGACCGCGGCTATGATACCATTCCAATGGGCGGCTTCGACAAAGCGAAATTTGCGGAGCGCTTTGAGCTGCCGGAACACCTCTTCCCGATCGTATTGATCGCAGTCGGAAAAGCAGCAGCGCCAGCTTTTGGCACATCCCGTTTGCCGCTTGAAGACATTGCACGTTTTATTTAA